The Flexivirga oryzae genome has a segment encoding these proteins:
- the xylA gene encoding xylose isomerase codes for MALSPTPDDKFSFGLWTVGWLGVDPFGTASREPLEPWDYVRELADLGAWGITFHDNDVFAFDADEATKRSRIDKLKKVCDDSGITIEMVTTNTFTHPVFKDGGFTSNDRGVRRFGLRKVLGAVDIAAECGATTFVMWGGREGAEYDGSKNVYAALERYKEGVDTVAAYIKDKAYDLRIGLEPKPNEPRGDIFLPTVGHALAFIAELDNGDIVGLNPETGHEQMANLNFSHQLGQALWSGKLFHLDLNGQRGLKYDQDLVFGHGDLLSAFFTVDLLENGFPGQPDAPRYTGPRHFDYKPSRTENMAGVWDSARACMSTYLHLAEKARAFRADPRVTEAMEYAGVTSLQEPTLAEGETLADFLAGDDGFDVQQAAERDYGFVKLNQLAVEHLTGR; via the coding sequence ATGGCGCTCTCACCGACTCCGGACGACAAGTTCTCCTTCGGCCTCTGGACCGTCGGCTGGCTCGGCGTCGATCCTTTCGGCACGGCTTCGCGTGAGCCGCTCGAGCCGTGGGACTACGTGAGGGAACTGGCCGACCTCGGCGCATGGGGCATCACCTTCCACGACAACGACGTCTTCGCGTTCGACGCCGACGAGGCGACCAAGCGGTCGCGCATCGACAAACTGAAGAAGGTGTGTGACGACTCGGGGATCACCATCGAGATGGTCACGACCAACACCTTCACCCACCCGGTGTTCAAGGACGGCGGCTTCACCAGCAACGACCGCGGGGTGCGGCGGTTCGGACTGCGCAAGGTGCTCGGTGCGGTCGACATCGCGGCCGAATGCGGTGCGACGACTTTCGTGATGTGGGGTGGCCGCGAGGGCGCGGAATACGACGGCAGCAAGAACGTGTATGCCGCCCTCGAGCGGTACAAGGAGGGCGTCGACACCGTTGCGGCATACATCAAGGACAAGGCTTACGACCTGCGGATCGGGTTGGAGCCCAAGCCGAACGAGCCGCGAGGAGACATCTTCCTGCCCACTGTCGGACATGCGCTGGCGTTCATCGCCGAGCTGGACAACGGTGACATCGTCGGCTTGAATCCGGAGACCGGGCACGAACAGATGGCGAACCTGAACTTCAGCCACCAGCTGGGCCAGGCGCTGTGGAGCGGCAAGCTCTTCCACCTCGACCTCAACGGTCAGCGGGGCCTGAAGTACGACCAGGACCTGGTCTTCGGGCACGGTGACCTGCTGTCCGCGTTCTTCACCGTCGACCTGCTGGAGAACGGCTTCCCCGGCCAGCCCGACGCGCCGCGGTACACCGGTCCGCGGCACTTCGACTACAAGCCCTCCCGTACGGAGAACATGGCGGGAGTGTGGGATTCGGCGCGCGCGTGCATGTCGACGTACCTGCACCTGGCGGAGAAGGCGCGGGCGTTCCGGGCCGATCCGCGGGTGACCGAGGCGATGGAGTACGCAGGCGTCACCTCGTTGCAGGAGCCGACCCTGGCCGAGGGCGAGACGCTGGCGGACTTCCTCGCGGGCGACGACGGTTTCGACGTGCAGCAGGCGGCCGAGCGCGACTACGGTTTCGTGAAGCTGAACCAGCTGGCCGTCGAGCACCTGACCGGCCGCTGA